The Oxyura jamaicensis isolate SHBP4307 breed ruddy duck chromosome 3, BPBGC_Ojam_1.0, whole genome shotgun sequence genome segment TTGCTTACTTTTAGCAATTCTGAGAAACCATCAGACTTTTGGCCAGTTCCAGATCTCTTTCCACATCTACCAACTGGTAGtaaagtaaatgtaaaaataactgttGCAATAAGCCTGAGTAAATTTTACTGTCAGATACAGGAACGGCAGAAAGAGCTGGAAAACTTGACAGAAGCTATGCGTTTATACTATGAAGCAATCAGTACAGAGAATAATACCTCTTTTTATAGTTTAGGGCTACTTTGTGCTGCTAAAAGGCAAAATGGACAATGGCATAGAGGAGTGATAAAACAGCTTCTGTCCGACCACATGGAAGTCTGGTTTATGGATTTTGGTAATATCGAAGCTGTGCCATCTAGCTGTGTTCAGAAACTTAAAGCAGAGTTCATGTCGCTGCCTATGATTTCATTTCCATGTGCACTGTCTTGTGTTGGGAATCAGGATGAAGCGGTAATAaatcttcagctgaaaaaattTATACAGGCCTTGACAGGACAGacttctgtgtgtgtctgtgttgaTTTATTCAATGCCAGTAAACACTTGTATTATATTACGCTGCAAAGTCAAAATTTTGGAATTAATGCTAAGCATCAAGAGAACTTGAATGAGGCGGCTGCATCATTTGTCCCGcctttggaaacaaaaatctctAGCGTTGGTGTAAGCTACAAAGCATGTGCCTGGAATTCATCTAAAAATCACACTGGAAATAAACAGACAAAGAACTGCTTACCTGAAAGTGATAGGTCTTTATCAAGTCACTGCAAAAGAGtaaaaatgcagatgaatgCTTCTTACACTGCTTTTGTAGTATATGTCATAAATCCGTCCAACTTCTGGATTCAGACATGTGCATATCAGAAAGAATTTCGAGCCctgatgaaaaatattgcagatgCATATAACCACTGTGGAGCTGATGACTGGGTCCTTCAAAACCCAGAACCTGGATCGCTGTGCTGTGCCCGGTATAGCAAAGATATGCATTATTATCGGGGTGTTGTCACTGAAGTGCTTCATGTAAGTGTTACTGTCTACTTTTTAGATTTTGGGAATACAGATACAGTACCCTGTTATGATGTAAAAACATTGCTTCCAGAGTTTGCTGCTTTGCCGGCTTTAGCTATGTGTTGTGAACTTGCTTGCACTTTTCCTGTTGAAGATGTGTGGGTTAAAaaggaaactgattttttcaAACAGATTGTATTTaacaaactgctgctgtttcaggtcattggaaagcaaaacaacaaatacattGTTAACGTAcagtacagaaatgctttgcagGAAAGTAATGTTGCCACACTTATGGCTCAAGCTGGATATGCAGAATACTGGGAAAGAAGACCAGTTTCTGCTCTAAATCTGTCAAAAAAATGTCAAGCCCAGAATCCCCTCCagttaaagcaaaaatacataaatgcacGGTGCACCTctgatatttataaaaataatgtatcacAAAATAGACAggtatttcaaaaggaaaaagtatcaAGCACAAGTTCTAGGCTGAGAAAATCAGTGACACTGTCCTCTTTTGGAAAAGATGCTCTCTCTGAAGATCATAAGGTCAGGTCTCAGTCATTTTCCCAGGTCCCAgtacctgaggaaaaaaaatcttataaagAGCTTATGTTTAAACCAGGAACTGTTTTTGAAGTGGTATGTTCTTACAGTGTTTCCCCAGCAGAGTTTTCATGCCAGTTGCAGAGTAAACTGCCAGAGCTAAATACCTTAATGAAGCAAATCCAGACTTACTATAAAGAGCATACCATTCCTTACAAAACCGGACAGGCTGCCTGTGTTGTTAAACGCCCCAAAGATGGGAAATGGTACAGAGCAAGTGTTTTGCAGCAAGTGTCCACAAATGAAGTTGATGTGCTTTTTGTAGACTATGGTTATCGGGAAAGAGTTCTACTTAATGATCTTCAAGCTGTCCTTCCAGATTTCCTAACTCTGGAAAGTCAAGCCTTTCAGTGCATGCTTAAAAATGTACCGGTACAGATTGTTGCACTTAATTGGCCTGAAGAAATGTGTAGACATTTTAATGACTTAATTTCTGCTGCTAGAGGACCACTGACTTGCACTGTCTATGCTCTAATTCTTTCAAGTCCAAACTGTTTATGCAATATAGTTGGCTTACAGACTCCGTTTATTAGTGCGGAACAGTTTCTCAGGGAATCTGGACTCAACCAGTCTGAATATATTGGATTGCAAAGACTTGCACCTTTGGGTTCCATGTACAGTTTTTATTACTCATCTTTTAATATAGAAATTGGAAGTGAGGAGGAGGTTTATATAACTCACATACATAGCCCTTCAAAATTCTATTGCCAGCTTAATCGAAACAGTGAAATTATAGAGGCACTGATgcaaaatgttactgaaataaGTAAGATGGCAAATCATGCAAAATATGATACCATCAGTACACGATTATGTATAGCCAGGTATTTTGAAGATGGTTTGTTTTATAGAGCTTTAGTTTTTCCTGTGGAATCAACATCCTATCTGTGTGCTGACTTTGTGGATTTTGGAAATAAGCATATGGTAGAGAGAGATCAATTGATGCCTATTCCAGACTCTGCCACTGACTTGATATTCACACCCATGCAAGCCATTAAATGCTGTCTGTCAGATCTTAAGGATGCAAAATTTCCAGCAAGGGTTATTCGGTGGTTTGAGGAAACTTTCCTTGGTAGGCTGCTGAAAGCTGTAATTGTATCCAGAGAATCAGATGGCCAGATTGTTGTGGAGTTGTATGATGGACAGCTCCAAGTAGGTcagaaagttaaagaaaaaatattggaagAATTGGCGTATGTGACAAATTATACAGAACAATTTGTTGGAAGTTACGGAGTGATACACCACATAGATACCAAAAACAATGGTGAGGTAAATGTTGAAAGTCCTGAAAGGATTCAATTGAAAAATGAACTGGAATTTCAAGTAGACAATAAATATTACCAGGCAGATAATGGACAGAATTTTGGAGATGAAGAGCAAATTACATGTAGAACACAAAACCAGTGTTGTGGGTCCTCAAAGTTGGTAACCTCAGAGGGCAGTGAAGAAACAGGTTTTCTAAAAACTTACAGTGCTGCTATGGAGCACAGAGAGAAACCTCTGGATGGAAAGTCTGCTTCTCAATCACTGTGTCAtccttccttaagtttaaaGGAAATAACTGTAAATGCTCTCTCTGAATCTTGTACTGAACAACTAAATTATACAGGTCAGCAGGAAAGGGATAATGAAAATACTCCAAAATTAATCAGTCTTCCTCAACGTGATATTCAGGTGAATTCTGAAGTAGCAGGGTATATTTCTCATATAAATAGTCCATTGAGTTTCTATATTCAGTTTGCAGAGGATGAAAACTTAATAATTCAACTAGcagaagaattaaatgaaagcatGGTGAATATAGGTCATGAAAATGGCTTAGGTGAGCTCATGGTAGGGGATCTCATTTTAGCAGAGTATGCCATTGACTGTTTTTACTATAGGGCAGTTATTAAAACTCTGAAATCAGGAAACTCCTTTGAGGTAGAGTTCATTGACTATGGCAATACAGCAGTTGTAAGCCTTTCCAAAATCTGCAGGATTCATAAAAAGTTGTTAACTTTGCCGAGGCTCAGTATTCATTGTTTCCTTAGCACTGTGAAAAGTGCTTCTGATGAAAGCTGGACTAACAAAAGTACTTCctattttgtaaacaaaataaataataaattagtcACTTGCAAATTCTTAGAGCAAGATGGAGAGCAATGGAAAGTAGATATAATTTGTGATGGAAAGTCTATCTCTGATGGCTTTCAGCAGAAAAGTGGCAGGACAagtttgcaaaacaaacatatttggGAACATATGCCAAAACAACTTCTGGTAACAAATGATAACCCTCAAGATAGAAAGTTCGTGAGTGACTTAGGTGgtcaaagaaaaaatctgaCGGCTAAGATGGAAAGTAATTCTAAAATGTGCTTGAACATCCCTCCTCAAGATCTAAATACTGAACAAgtagaaagagcagaaataattaATGCTTCAGCAGATGGAGAATTTCATGTACAGTTACTTAAAAATCTGCAAatattaaatgatttaaatgtcATGCTTTTCAAAGAAGCACAAAGAAGTAGTTTACTTACGGCGGATAACATTGAAGAAGGGTTGGAGTGCATGGTAAAATCTGAAAGGAACTTAAAGTGGTATCGCTCCAAAGTGATAAAGATGTTTATCAGGGAGAGGTTAATGCTAGTTTTTTTTATAGATTATGGCAACTATGAGATGGTGTCCTTAAATAATGCAAAGATTCTCAGTGATGAGATTAAAAGCGTTCCTAAACAAGCTGTGCTTTGTGAATGggtttggttaaaaaaaatgaataaagttcCATTTGTCCATGTAGTAAATGCACTACTAGATGGTGAAATAAAGATCTTGTTTCTGAGATACTTGGAATCTTCTCATATCTGGGAAGTAGATATCTTAGTAGGGAAAGTTCTGCTTCAGGAATATTTGAATCAGCTCTTAACTGTTGTTGGACTGGAAAAATCTAGTAATACAGACTGTATGGGGTTTCAGGAGTCATTCAGGATAAATTCAATCACATGGACACTGCTGCAGAGTGGCAGAAGGTATCATGGGTTTGCAACTGCAGTTACTGATCCTTCAAACTTCAGCATCCAATTTGAAGACTTATTTGATTCCATGAAAAACTTGTctttgctgctctctgatgTTCCTGATGACTTGCCAGCTTTGCCAAAAGAACTTGTGTCTCCTGGTAACAGCTGCTTGATCCAGTTTGGACTAGAATCACAGTGGAATAGAGTACAAATTAGTGAAGTGACAAGTCAGTCTGTTGTTCTTACATTTATTGATTAtggctttctgaaaagcatCCCCTGCTCGGAAATCCATAGACTTAAAGTTATTCCAGAAAGTCTGTCTTATTTACCACACTTGGCTTACTCTTGCTCTTTACATGGTATAGTTCCTGCCACAGGGGAATACTGGAGTGAGGAAGCCAAGCTTCTATTTCAAAAGCTTCTTAGTAAACCAGATCTCATATTCCATTTTAAGCACTATGGCTCTGGAATGAGGTTAGAGGTTGATGTTCTGTATGAGGAGAGTAATCTAGGTTGTGCCTTAGTTGCTGCTGGCTATGCAGTCTACTCTGCAGGTAGGTGCTGTCCCATTCCAGTTGATGGAGTTGAATCAGCCAAAACATGCTTGCAGTCTAATTATCCAAATTCTAATTGCTGTGGTTTCCTTTGTGAACCAGATTATaactaagcagaaaaaaaaaaacacaccttttttccttctggtagacataaagcaaagaaatgaaacaaaagtatCTGAAGGATAGGACTACTTGTGAGAAAAGTTCCACAAAAGATGTCAGGAAAGACGGTGCTGATACATTCCTAATAAAGGATCTGAGTTCCTGTaacactggggggggggggaggactATGAAGTCTTTCAGTGCTGTGATGATACAAAAAGCGAAAATTGATTTCACACAGAGTAAATCTACTATAAGAAGTACTGATTGAGACTTGTCATTCTGATGAACCCCAGTCTCTAAAGACAGTGTTAAGATACCATCAAgacatttatttgaataataatTAAGCTGCAGATTAAGAAAAAGTACTACTTTACTGCATGAAAAAGCTCACTCAACTCACATTGAGTGATAACTGCATATTTACTTCATGGGGTTATGTTCTTTGTAGTGCCAAGTAGTACTTAGTTTAAGTGCCTCTGCATAAAAGTTTTAAGGGTTAATTAATTGTGATTCTAACTTCTGGCTATCATTCAGTTCTAACAGCACATCTTGGgtgtctgttgtttttaaagatcaTTGAAACACCTTAAATGACAGTTCTGGTTGCACATTAATGCTacacaaataacatttttaaatttgatttttgctAATGTAAAATAGATGGTGTCTTAACTTAGGCAGTTGTACAGTACTTACCTAATGTTACAAAATGGAGCCTAGTAATGACAGgtggtttaaaaagaaaaaccaaaggGCTGTTATGATTCTGATGTTCTGCTAATTGCACATTAGCTTTATGTGcaagactgttttatttttaacaagtaaTGAATCTAGCTTGAAAtagtcatttcttttctgaaggtCTGATGACCAAACTCCTTGAGGTAGAAACTAGATAATGGGAAAGTATTTTCAGGATTATACcgtaaatgaaaataaagataacagCTTTAGTCATTGTTTGTATGAACTATCAGAAAGGCATTATAGGGTTATGTTACAATTGTTAAATGAAGTTGCTGGAATGTCTTGCTAAGGATTTTATTCCCAGTCTTCTTTCTTTGGTGTGCGCTTTCCCTATCCACAGCCTCAGCTGTAACAGCATCCTCCTTCCAAGTAGTAGAAGAGGTTATGCTTGTGACCTAGTTGAGAGAAACTGTCAGAGGATTTGGGAGTTTAGATGACTTGCTATTCGTCTTTGGCAGGCATAATTCTGagtaaaaatactgctttgatTTGGTAAAGTTTAATTGGAAGCTATTGTGTATCATTTGGTTgtatttcctaaatatttttctgtaaattatgCATTTGTTTATACATGTCATTGATTACTTTgacttttttaaatatgtaaaagtgATGAAGAGCCAGTtacatttggaattaaaaatgaTGTATTCAGTATTCTGCCTGTTTGTcatgaataataaaatgcttATCTTCTGTGCGTAACATGCCTTGCCTAAATCattctgaatgttttgaaaCTTTCTGTGACCTGGTGAATGCATTCGAGAGAAGTTGAAGCTACATCTCTACTTTCTTTGTGGGGTGGTGCCACGGAGCAGTCCTTGCCATCTATTCCAGCAGCTGTGGAGCAGATTATATCTGTTGTGTGCCAAAtcaagttttactttttaatgctGTACAAATGGCACAGCGTTTCTGCGGGCTCACTTGTATAGCATGCTAGCATGAGATGCATGCCTCCCTCACCCTgcatctgctctgtgctgccctcTTACTTTTAACTCACACCTTAAAGGGAGCTAGGCCTCTTGTGGCATATAGGTAGGTATGCTTTATATACCGTTACTTGCAAAGTAACTGGCAGTTACTTTGGGAAatgttttgcattatttttaaagatgtacGTTGTGTATAGCTGAACATTTGAACTTTGTTAAAAAGATTGTGATGTTTTTCAAATGCTCTTGACATTTTACAGTATCCCTAAAAGCCTATCTGATATTTGTGGGAGTGGCTGTTCTTTCacagaacagaatcacagaactgtagggggttggaagggaccttgaaagatcattgggtccaacccccttgcaaagcaggttcctcagagcaggctgcccaggtaggcatccagatgggccttgaatatctccagagaaggagactccacaacctctctaggcagcctgttccagtgctccatcaccatcaccgtgaagaagttctttcgcatgtcagtgcagaacttcctctgttctattttgcggccattgccccttgtcctatctccacaaaccactgagaagaggttagctacgTCCTTCTGTCTGCCacccctcaggtatttgtacacattgataagatcccctctcagtcttctcttctccaggctgaacagacccaggtctctcagcctttcttcacgGGGAAGATGCTCCgggccccgtatcatctttgtggtcctctgctgcactctttccaggaggtccctgtcttttttgtaccggggagcccagaactggacacagtactccaggtgaggcctgaccagggcagagtagagggggaggatcacctcccttgacctgctggccatgctcctcttaatgcacaccaggatctcattagccctcttggccaccagggcacactgctggctcatggtcaacctgttgtccaccaggacccccaggtccttctcctcagagctcctctccagcaggttgtcctccagcctgtactgatacttccggttgttccttcccaggtgcgGGACTCTACACTTACTCTTATTAAaccgcatctggtttcttcctgcccaagacccatggatttgtgtgcgttgagcccactcagacactccTGAACCACTCTCACGTctaccaggggggagccctccatttcccagaccctttgtcctcttgccaggggCGAGGAGTCCCAGAGGAGTGTCCtggaagcaaagactgaagcaaataaagcattcagtatctccaccTTCTCGGCGTCTTCTGtgaccaggacacccccctcgTTCAACAAGcgacccacattatccctagtcttccttttgctgtttacatacttgaaaaaaccctttttattatcctttatctctttagcaagcctcatctctaggtgggcttcAGTCTTCCTCgttgcatccctgcaggccctgacaacatgtCTATACTCCTCCTGAGAGGACAGACccattttccacatttcatagaccttcctcttcctcttgaTCCTattgatgagctccttgctcatccacacaggtttcctgcccccccctccccaattTCCTGTTCTTTGGGATGTACCGATCCTGAGCGTgcaagaagtgctgcttaaatgtagcccagctctcacaagcacccttgccctcAAGCAACCTTGTCCATGAGATATTCCCAAGCAGGTCCcggaagaggtcaaagttggctctttgaaagtccagggtagcaatcctgcttttagccttacttcctctccctagttccatctggaagtccaccatctcatggttgctgcatcccaagctgcccccagccttcacatccctaacaaggccatcACTGTTGGTAAGAtcaaggtccaggagcaccccctgcctcgccggctcctccaccacctgcatcagaaaattgtcttcaatgCATTGTAGGAACTGTTTGGACTGCACGTGCCTGGCTGAGCTGCTTACCCagtctgggtaattgaagtcctCCATGAGGACCAGTACTCGTGATTGTgaggctactagcagctgcttgtagaaggcctcatcgacctcctcctcctgatctggtgacctgtagtagacccccacCACCGTGTctcccataccagcccaccccttaattctcacccacaagctctccacttgtccttcaccctcccccaggtggagctgggtacactctaattgctccctcacataaagggcaaccccccaccccctgcctatctttcctaaagaggacatagccctccatgacagcgttccagtcatgcgagctgtcccaccacatctcAGTGATTGCAATGAGATTGTGGCCCCACGACCGAACACAGATCTCAAGCTcattctgtttatttcccatgctccacgcattggtgtacaggcactttagggaagcagcaggtgcagttacccctggggggatgcaagaagaTACCGGACGGGGCATCGGGAATGctaccttctctgaggagcccttAGCCAGTcctatgggagagctcagaggtttttccctgtcttcaacagtgacagtagtgacgacgtcccccagcccttctctgtcacttttagctcCCCTCCCTACCCCcatcaaacctagtttaaagccctggtaatcagcccagagagcttgctccccaacacaGTTGCGCCCCACTGGCTCAGTTGGTGTCTGTCTGCAGCCCACGTACCCGGCCTCTCAAAGGACGGCCCAAgatcaaaatacccaaatccctGATCCAGACACCACTCCCTCAGCCAGTCATTTACCTGTCCTGTTCTGCTCCTTCTATCTGCATCTAGTCACCCAGCGGGAGGACAGAGAagaacactacctgcactcccaatcccttcaacaacctccccagggatgcaaaatcctttttaatattcctcatttttctaatagcaGCTTCCCAggatccaacctgaatgactacaagaggatagtagtcctctggtttaatgagctgtggcagagccttcctaatGTCTCTGACACGTGCCGcaggaagacagcacacctctctgCCTAGGTTATCTGGGCGGCAGTTGGGAGCCTCAGTGCCCCTCAGCAAGGAGTCCCCGATCACCAGAACTCtccgctctttttttttgtggcacagGTTACAATGCGGTGTTCTGTCCACCCCTAATCCTTATGTTTTGTACTTCCCCCAATCTTGACTCTCTTCTCGGGATTGCTTCCCGGGTTCGGACTACTGTCCAGACCCTCAGCCTCTTCCGCAACCTCCCTGAGAGCCTCAAATCTATTTCCCAGGGACACCTGCACCCATGACAGCGCTCTCCTCCCTCTTGGCCCAGGTGGGCCTCCAGATTCTGGAGCTCCCCGCAGTCACCTGTCTGGACTGCCACTTCCCCCCTCGTGGGATCCACCTGGGTGCCCACATGAGCCCAGAGAGGCAGCATCACCTCTGTTTGGGTTGCCGCCTCGGACCGACTGCTGTGACGGGTGCCCACCATAGTGAGGTCTAggttctcctccctgccccgtgCAAACTGCCTGCACTAACTGCCAAGCCAGTCCTGTTAGCGCATCCTGTTTGCGGCGCTCCTGACCAAGCTCCTGACCATAACCATACAGTGAGATGTATCTTTGTTTAAGGAACTTATTATGCAGTATTACTCCCTAGAGTAGGACTACCTCTTGCTGATTTTGGTGCTCCTTTCTGACTGATGGGAACCCTATGCTATCTCCAGAGGGAACTGTGTCAGTCACAAGAAATTGTGGGCCTGAGAGAAAGAGTAAGACAATTAAGGATTCATCTAGCAAGAAAGgcagatggaaggaaaaaggtTTTACTGGTGATACGGGGTGGTGATTCAAGACTATTGAAATGGCAGGCCACTTACTGGATATTTGTAAGGGCCAGGAACCATAGCTATTTTGGTTTTCAGGCATATATTTATGTTTCAGTGTTCACTGCGTGTGtgaatatttttcaagtttgcaaatgaaaagATAGGAAATGAAATATGAGTGTAAAGGATGACAAAGAACTCTTAGAAACTAAAAAGTGATCAACTCTTCCATAAAAGCAAACTTAAGGATGCGGAAGACTGTCTGACATTGCTTTTAATGACTGCAGAGGATTGTATGTATCCAATTTTGCAGTGTTAGAGGTGGCTTGTACCTAATTTGTTGCCCAGCATTGAATAGTACATACTTTATCCCGAAGAGGATGTTTCTTTCCAAGCTGTGGAATAGAGGATTGATTAGAGATGGAATCATCTTTTTTCTTACAAGTAGCTatctttttatgtatttgtatttaaggTTGAGTCAAACTCGAAATGCTTGGTCAGCTGATTTCAGCTGTTATCCAAAATTATGCTGAAAAGGTAAGAATATACACCGTAACTTAAGAAGATGGTTTTTATCTTAAATGTGTACACTTTTATATTTGGGTTACTTAATTTCATGTAGACCATTTTATTTGTGCATTCCAATTTTTAGTGTCATGTTCAATGTTGTTTTAAGGTCTTTAAGAAATAATCTGTTCGCTAGTCTAccttaacattttcttttaacatttcaaTGCACAGTTCTTTTATAGGCTGATCTTCTAAGGAGCAAAATCTTAGTTTTGCAGGTTGTCAGTTTTCTCTGATGCTTCCTGCTTGTATTCCAGCATTCACAAACTGTGATTCTACTGACCAATTTCAGCTGTCTTGGTTAGAAAGGAGGACTTAATGACATTGCATCTTGTTAATGCTAGTGGCTGgatagaagaggaaaagcaagttttgcttcttttcctgaGGGAAAGCACCATGCGCCATGTAGTATGGAGTCAGCCAGTGCTTCCTTTTATTCAAACATGACAGAAAACTGAGGGTGCAGTCAGGCTCAAGGGTGTGGAGCTGGGGAGGATGTTTAAACTGCCAAATATACTAACAGCCATACTACTTTGCTGAGCAACTTTTTGATTCTAAAGCTCTGTTTTTTATTGTGACATTTTCTTTGACAAGCCCAGTAATGACAGAAA includes the following:
- the TDRD15 gene encoding tudor domain-containing protein 15, coding for MESLAPSPNLVDMNLKITHIECHPECVVIVFKGQCKVGCELDYYILQNEMQRVFKVKDKVDIGGSCLVEDAEGKWHRGKVLEKKENICKAFLIDTGQVLVVEEIHIASAGDDFFQLPPKVVWGIFANILPLGEKWGPKAINYFSSLVGLQITGHVKSVTSYQLFILEVPKVISDILELHLGKLIDGDSFRLIVEMLKMFPPETFKRMPQLQHKHPVQELLTFSNSEKPSDFWPVPDLFPHLPTGSKVNVKITVAISLSKFYCQIQERQKELENLTEAMRLYYEAISTENNTSFYSLGLLCAAKRQNGQWHRGVIKQLLSDHMEVWFMDFGNIEAVPSSCVQKLKAEFMSLPMISFPCALSCVGNQDEAVINLQLKKFIQALTGQTSVCVCVDLFNASKHLYYITLQSQNFGINAKHQENLNEAAASFVPPLETKISSVGVSYKACAWNSSKNHTGNKQTKNCLPESDRSLSSHCKRVKMQMNASYTAFVVYVINPSNFWIQTCAYQKEFRALMKNIADAYNHCGADDWVLQNPEPGSLCCARYSKDMHYYRGVVTEVLHVSVTVYFLDFGNTDTVPCYDVKTLLPEFAALPALAMCCELACTFPVEDVWVKKETDFFKQIVFNKLLLFQVIGKQNNKYIVNVQYRNALQESNVATLMAQAGYAEYWERRPVSALNLSKKCQAQNPLQLKQKYINARCTSDIYKNNVSQNRQVFQKEKVSSTSSRLRKSVTLSSFGKDALSEDHKVRSQSFSQVPVPEEKKSYKELMFKPGTVFEVVCSYSVSPAEFSCQLQSKLPELNTLMKQIQTYYKEHTIPYKTGQAACVVKRPKDGKWYRASVLQQVSTNEVDVLFVDYGYRERVLLNDLQAVLPDFLTLESQAFQCMLKNVPVQIVALNWPEEMCRHFNDLISAARGPLTCTVYALILSSPNCLCNIVGLQTPFISAEQFLRESGLNQSEYIGLQRLAPLGSMYSFYYSSFNIEIGSEEEVYITHIHSPSKFYCQLNRNSEIIEALMQNVTEISKMANHAKYDTISTRLCIARYFEDGLFYRALVFPVESTSYLCADFVDFGNKHMVERDQLMPIPDSATDLIFTPMQAIKCCLSDLKDAKFPARVIRWFEETFLGRLLKAVIVSRESDGQIVVELYDGQLQVGQKVKEKILEELAYVTNYTEQFVGSYGVIHHIDTKNNGEVNVESPERIQLKNELEFQVDNKYYQADNGQNFGDEEQITCRTQNQCCGSSKLVTSEGSEETGFLKTYSAAMEHREKPLDGKSASQSLCHPSLSLKEITVNALSESCTEQLNYTGQQERDNENTPKLISLPQRDIQVNSEVAGYISHINSPLSFYIQFAEDENLIIQLAEELNESMVNIGHENGLGELMVGDLILAEYAIDCFYYRAVIKTLKSGNSFEVEFIDYGNTAVVSLSKICRIHKKLLTLPRLSIHCFLSTVKSASDESWTNKSTSYFVNKINNKLVTCKFLEQDGEQWKVDIICDGKSISDGFQQKSGRTSLQNKHIWEHMPKQLLVTNDNPQDRKFVSDLGGQRKNLTAKMESNSKMCLNIPPQDLNTEQVERAEIINASADGEFHVQLLKNLQILNDLNVMLFKEAQRSSLLTADNIEEGLECMVKSERNLKWYRSKVIKMFIRERLMLVFFIDYGNYEMVSLNNAKILSDEIKSVPKQAVLCEWVWLKKMNKVPFVHVVNALLDGEIKILFLRYLESSHIWEVDILVGKVLLQEYLNQLLTVVGLEKSSNTDCMGFQESFRINSITWTLLQSGRRYHGFATAVTDPSNFSIQFEDLFDSMKNLSLLLSDVPDDLPALPKELVSPGNSCLIQFGLESQWNRVQISEVTSQSVVLTFIDYGFLKSIPCSEIHRLKVIPESLSYLPHLAYSCSLHGIVPATGEYWSEEAKLLFQKLLSKPDLIFHFKHYGSGMRLEVDVLYEESNLGCALVAAGYAVYSAGRCCPIPVDGVESAKTCLQSNYPNSNCCGFLCEPDYN